In a genomic window of Glycine max cultivar Williams 82 chromosome 13, Glycine_max_v4.0, whole genome shotgun sequence:
- the LOC100798901 gene encoding probable receptor-like protein kinase At1g11050, which translates to MENNVTILLFLPLFTILTTVAASNSSSSSCPINFTYVETFPWNTSSCTNPINKQPCCIALNTIFHIGLTQHLKETSLFQLPNENTSSTCLSDFQTKLKALSIDLSLVPFCFPNPSQFVTNSSTCAGIITTQDWEQKVDSVRLGPLYSYCKESLDDETRCQNCIASSFKVAFQLTSTNQNASVKECFSFASLYAAAVVNPQGASDATTIGCILRVPLNGEVTTKGSSKKRRKVVKLVFAVLGGMVGVVVIAFVVMVVYRKWDRRRKERVYYHREIENGVRNSVLPNTGAKWFHISELERATDRFSRRNMLGQGGDGVVYKGKLSDGTLVAIKENFNLESKGDEEFCYEVEIISKIKHRNLLALKGCCIASDDLKGKRRFLVYDFMPNGSLCYQLSLNVANRLTWPQRKNIIIDVAKGLAYLHYEIKPPIYHRDIKATNILLDSKMSAKLSDFGLAKEGSEEEQSHVTTKVAGTYGYVAPEYALYGQLTEKSDVYSFGIVILEIMSGRKVLDNLNSSADAITDWVWTLVESGKMVEVFDESIREGPEKVMERFVHVGMLCAHAVVALRPTIAEALKMLEGDTDVPKLPDRPVPLGHASFQSSLLHGLQGSGRSKAHVSS; encoded by the coding sequence ATGGAAAACAACGTCACAATATTACTCTTTCTTCCCCTCTTCACCATTCTCACAACCGTTGCAGCTTCTAATTCCTCCTCCTCATCATGCCCCATCAACTTCACCTACGTTGAAACCTTCCCATGGAACACTTCATCTTGCACAAACCCAATCAACAAACAACCTTGTTGCATAGCATTAAACACCATCTTCCACATAGGCCTCACCCAACACCTCAAAGAAACCTCATTGTTTCAACTTCCCAATGAAAACACTTCCTCAACTTGCTTATCAGATTTCCAAACCAAGCTAAAAGCCTTGTCAAtagacctttctttggtccctTTTTGCTTCCCTAACCCCTCACAATTTGTTACCAACTCTTCCACATGTGCAGGTATTATAACCACACAAGATTGGGAACAAAAAGTGGACTCGGTTAGGCTTGGTCCATTATACTCTTACTGCAAAGAAAGCCTTGATGACGAAACTCGGTGTCAAAATTGCATTGCATCAAGTTTTAAAGTGGCTTTTCAGCTTACTAGTACTAACCAAAATGCTAGTGTCAAAGAATGTTTTTCCTTTGCATCACTATATGCTGCAGCAGTTGTTAATCCACAAGGTGCAAGTGATGCAACCACGATTGGTTGCATATTGAGGGTGCCACTGAATGGTgaagtaacaacaaaagggtcatcaaagaagagaagaaaagttgTGAAGCTGGTTTTTGCGGTATTGGGTGGCATGGTTGGTGTTGTTGTCATTGCTTTTGTGGTGATGGTTGTGTACAGGAAGTGGGATAGGAGAAGGAAGGAAAGGGTTTATTATCATAGGGAAATTGAAAACGGTGTGAGGAACAGTGTTTTGCCTAACACTGGTGCAAAATGGTTTCACATATCGGAGCTTGAACGTGCCACTGATAGATTTTCAAGGAGGAACATGCTTGGCCAAGGTGGTGATGGGGTTGTGTacaaagggaagctttcagatGGCACTTTGGTTGCAATTAAGGAGAATTTTAATTTGGAGAGTAAAGGGGATGAAGAGTTCTGCTATGAAGTGGAGATCATAAGCAAGATAAAGCATAGGAACCTTCTTGCTCTCAAGGGTTGTTGCATTGCAAGTGATGATTTGAAAGGTAAGAGGAGGTTTTTGGTTTATGATTTCATGCCTAATGGAAGCTTATGTTACCAATTATCTCTTAATGTGGCCAATAGGTTAACATGGCCACAAAGAAAGAACATAATCATTGATGTGGCAAAAGGGCTTGCTTATTTGCACTATGAAATCAAGCCTCCTATTTATCATCGTGACATTAAGGCTACCAACATTCTTTTGGACTCCAAAATGAGTGCTAAATTATCAGATTTTGGGTTGGCAAAAGAAGGTAGTGAGGAGGAACAATCTCATGTAACTACAAAAGTTGCTGGCACATATGGTTATGTGGCACCAGAATATGCTCTATATGGACAACTAACTGAGAAAAGTGATGTGTATAGTTTTGGTATtgtgattcttgaaatcatgaGTGGTAGAAAAGTGCTTGATAATTTGAATTCATCAGCGGATGCCATCACTGATTGGGTGTGGACACTTGTGGAATCAGGAAAGATGGTGGAAGTTTTTGATGAGTCAATAAGAGAAGGGCCAGAAAAAGTTATGGAAAGGTTTGTTCATGTTGGAATGCTGTGTGCTCATGCTGTGGTGGCTTTAAGGCCTACTATTGCTGAGGCTCTTAAGATGTTAGAGGGTGACACTGATGTTCCCAAATTACCAGATAGGCCGGTGCCTTTGGGTCATGCTTCTTTTCAATCTTCTCTGTTGCATGGTTTGCAAGGAAGTGGAAGATCTAAGGCACATGTTTCATCTTAA
- the LOC100820563 gene encoding probable receptor-like protein kinase At1g11050, producing the protein MDKQILFLLPLLIMSLFTVSIAAESSSSCPMDLNYVETFPWDSSSCRDPVDKNHCCQVLLSVIGIGLSQHLKQTSLFQLPNETISSNCLSNFQAKLTALSIDPSLVNSCFPNSSQFVTNSSTCAGIITIDDWKQKVGLISPLDTSCNGDLSDQTRCSICSDAGLKVTSGLNSNSTRCFYFTILYAAAIVNQFGPTNLGTASCILGMPLSVKGSSNRGLVLKLVIGLLGAFVGVLLAFVLIVVYRKWDKRRKEDMHHREIESGVRNSVLPNTGAKWFHISELERATSKFSQRNMLGQGGDGVVYKGTLSDGTVVAVKEIFGLETKGDEDFTYEVEIISKIKHRNLLALRGCCISSDNVKGKRRFLVYDFMPNGSLSHQLSIAGANRLTWPQRKNIILDVAKGLAYLHYEIKPPIYHRDIKATNILLDSKMKAKVSDFGLAKQGNEGQSHLTTRVAGTYGYLAPEYALYGQLTEKSDVYSFGIVILEIMSGRKVLDTMNSSVVLITDWAWTLAKSGNMEDIFDQSIREEGPEKVMERFVLVGILCAHAMVALRPTIAEALKMLEGDIDIPQLPDRPVPLGHESFPSSLLQGLQSGRSTAYFSSYLSSFSTRMSTV; encoded by the exons ATGGATAAGcaaattttgtttcttcttccccTTCTCATCATGTCCCTCTTCACTGTTTCAATAGCCGCTGAATCTTCCAGCTCATGCCCCATGGATCTCAACTATGTTGAGACCTTTCCATGGGACTCTTCATCCTGCAGAGACCCTGTTGACAAGAACCACTGCTGCCAAGTCTTGCTAAGTGTAATTGGCATAGGACTTTCCCAACATCTCAAACAAACTTCCTTGTTTCAACTTCCCAATGAAACCATTTCCTCCAATTGCTTATCCAATTTCCAAGCCAAACTCACAGCCTTGTCAATTGACCCATCTTTGGTCAATTCTTGTTTTCCCAACTCCTCCCAGTTTGTCACTAATTCCTCCACTTGTGCAG GTATTATAACCATTGATGATTGGAAGCAAAAAGTGGGGTTGATTAGCCCCTTAGACACTTCTTGCAATGGGGACCTGAGTGATCAAACTCGTTGTAGCATATGCTCTGATGCTGGCCTCAAAGTGACATCAGGGCTCAACAGTAACTCCACAAGATGTTTCTACTTCACAATTCTGTATGCTGCAGCTATTGTTAACCAGTTTGGTCCAACAAATTTAGGCACGGCAAGTTGCATACTAGGCATGCCACTTTCTGTAAAAGGGTCATCAAATAGAGGACTAGTGTTGAAGCTTGTTATTGGGCTATTGGGTGCTTTTGTTGGTGTTCTGCTTGCTTTTGTGTTGATTGTTGTCTATAGAAAGTGGGATAAGAGAAGGAAGGAAGATATGCATCACAGGGAAATTGAAAGCGGTGTGAGGAACAGTGTTTTGCCTAACACTGGTGCCAAATGGTTTCACATATCGGAGCTTGAGCGAGCCACAAGTAAATTTTCTCAGAGGAACATGCTAGGCCAAGGTGGTGATGGTGTTGTGTACAAAGGGACTCTTTCGGATGGCACCGTGGTCGCGGTTAAGGAGATTTTTGGTTTGGAGACTAAAGGGGATGAAGATTTCACCTATGAGGTGGAGATCATAAGCAAGATAAAGCACAGGAATCTTCTTGCTCTTCGCGGTTGTTGCATTTCAAGTGATAATGTGAAGGGTAAGAGGAGGTTTTTGGTTTATGACTTCATGCCTAATGGAAGCCTCAGTCACCAATTGTCAATTGCTGGTGCTAATAGGCTAACATGGCCACAAAGAAAGAACATAATCCTTGATGTGGCTAAGGGTCTTGCTTATTTGCATTATGAAATCAAACCCCCAATTTATCACCGTGACATTAAGGCTACCAACATACTTTTGGATTCCAAAATGAAAGCCAAAGTTTCTGATTTTGGTTTGGCCAAGCAAGGTAATGAGGGACAATCTCATCTCACCACAAGGGTTGCTGGCACATATGGTTATTTGGCACCAGAGTATGCTCTATATGGCCAACTAACTGAAAAAAGTGATGTGTATAGTTTCGGCATtgtgattcttgagatcatgaGTGGGAGAAAAGTGCTTGACACAATGAATTCATCGGTTGTTTTGATCACGGATTGGGCATGGACACTTGCAAAATCAGGGAACATGGAAGATATTTTTGACCAATCAATAAGAGAAGAAGGACCAGAGAAGGTCATGGAAAGGTTTGTTCTTGTGGGGATACTTTGTGCTCATGCAATGGTGGCATTAAGGCCTACCATTGCTGAAGCACTTAAAATGTTAGAGGGTGATATTGACATTCCTCAATTGCCTGATAGGCCAGTGCCACTTGGTCATGAGTCTTTTCCATCTTCTTTGTTGCAAGGTTTACAAAGTGGAAGATCAACGGCATATTTTTCATCAtatctttcatctttttcaacAAGGATGAGCACAGTATAG
- the LOC102669502 gene encoding protein MAIN-LIKE 1-like, with translation MTAAHDEPVIPMPDVQDDPMEAPTAVEDIVADIPADTGTEAAEDEHEGFSGGPSNPSVLTQYADHVACSVWTGEERPELKLSSHGRKVNTDNRGLLSAFVKWWHRETSSFHLPVGELTITLDDVSSLLHLPVVGDLHAFEPLHVDDAVQMLVDLLMVSAESARAETAQCRGPYVRLQWSATNVHVVYLEALRDLSMTERYAWGVTALVHMYDQLNDASMSHNRQLDGYITLLWIATKKTVKSIHTPAYRERLDRLRIPDVCWIPYGEHRSVRDFHVRSCYFGLLRWGPVAVYYRPERVMRQFGYTHTIPAPPVDSWVSYDDIHDRWMHYSDHIVPAGEVCIVSGQCSSDYMYWFFRISHPFMTLGHTLDPLPHGHAPQPRVVPQVSQTNIPHVPEPGASSTSAEEPRHAVEVCDDTAEMLERHLSLGVVTSGSLTHEVIEEFLRLARSVTQDHLVYVRSKCRRRTDQA, from the exons ATGACTGCGGCGCACGATGAGCCAGTGATCCCTATGCCAGATGTTCAGGATGACCCGATGGAGGCACCAACTGCTGTAGAGGACATTGTGGCAGACATTCCTGCGGACACAGGCACAGAGGCTGCTGAGGATGAGCATGAGGGATTTTCGGGTGGTCCGAGCAACCCATCCGTGTTAACCCAGTATGCGGATCACGTTGCTTGCAGTGTTTGGAcgggagag gagcgtCCTGAGTTGAAGTTATCTTCTCATGGGAGGAAG GTAAACACCGACAATCGGGGACTTTTGTCCGCGTTTGTGAAGTGGTGGCACCGAGAGACGTCTAGTTTCCATCTCCCGGTGGGAGAGCTCACCATCACGCTGGACGACGTATCCTCGCTTCTCCATCTTCCCGTGGTTGGCGACTTACACGCCTTTGAGCCCTTGCACGTGGACGATGCAGTTCAGATGCTGGTGGACTTATTGATGGTCTCTGCAGAGTCTGCCAGGGCTGAGACAGCCCAGTGTCGTGGACCGTATGTACGTCTGCAATGG agtgcaaccaatgTCCATGTTGTCTACTTGGAGGCCCTTCGTGACCTCAGTATGACGGAGAGGTACGCCTGGGGAGTGACTGCTTTGGTACATATGTACGACCAGCTGAACGATGCATCTATGAGCCACAACCGACAGCTTGACGGTTACATCACACTACT GTGGATTGCGACGAAGAAGACCGTGAAAAGCATTCATACACCGGCGTATAGGGAGCGCCTGGACCGACTTCGAATTCCGGATGTCTGTTGGATCCCATATGGGGAGCATCGATCGGTCCGAGACTTCCACGTCAGATCATGCTATTTCGGTCTCTTGCGCTGGGGGCCTGTTGCTGTTTATTACCGACCAGAGAGGGTCATGCGGCAGTTTGGATACACGCATACCATTCCTGCTCCTCCTGTCGATTCATGGGTGTCGTATGATGATATACAcgacaggtggatgcactacTCGGATCATATCGTTCCAGCAGGTGAGGTGTGCATTGTGTCAGGTCAGTGTTCTAGTGACTACATGTACTGGTTCTTCCGCATCTCGCATCCTTTCATGACACTAGGCCACACATTAGATCCTCTACCTCATGGTCATGCCCCTCAGCCCCGAGTCGTCCCTCAGGTCTCGCAGACGAATATCCCTCACGTGCCGGAGCCAGGAGCATCGTCGACATCTGCGGAGGAGcctagacatgcagtg GAAGTTTGTGATGACACTGCTGAGATGTTGGAGCGCCATCTGAGTCTAGGGGTGGTCACGTCAGGCTCATTGACACATGAGGTGATCGAAGAATTCCTCAGGTTGGCCAGGAGTGTGACACAGGATCATCTAGTATATGTTAGGTCTAAATGCAGGCGGCGTACGGATCAGGCGtag
- the LOC100797847 gene encoding transcription repressor MYB5, with amino-acid sequence MRNPSSTTTTAATTTTKTKVKNNSNNNIGSNNSPCCNKVGLKRGPWTPEEDEVLANYIKKEGEGRWRTLPKRAGLLRCGKSCRLRWMNYLRPSVKRGHIAPDEEDLILRLHRLLGNRWSLIAGRIPGRTDNEIKNYWNTHLSKKLISQGIDPRTHKPLNPASINVPSSSTTSSKPLPMIITNNHINPVHHDLTNMFNQGVHQVHHLGQHHHQPPASNPYDNHNPVPAAATGDVSAMAFMDNNNEDCNDDININYYSDDVFSSFLNSLINDDAFAAQQHHVQTEIPTPSERSIMNPLPCDDRVGGHLGSIATASAAQGYDDELGVLWESPLVNAATFSQHVDDHITKRVHDHHNQ; translated from the exons atgaggaatccatcatcaacaacaacaacagcagcaacaacaacaaccaagaCCAAGGTGAAGAACAATAGTAACAACAACATTGGTAGCAACAACTCTCCATGTTGTAACAAGGTTGGGTTGAAGCGAGGTCCATGGACGCCAGAAGAAGACGAGGTATTAGCGAATTACAtcaagaaagaaggagaaggacGGTGGAGAACGCTCCCCAAGCGCGCCGGACTTCTCCGCTGCGGCAAGAGCTGCCGCCTTCGCTGGATGAACTACCTCCGCCCCTCCGTTAAGCGGGGCCACATCGCCCCCGACGAGGAAGATCTCATCCTCCGCCTCCACCGCCTCCTCGGCAACCG GTGGTCTTTGATAGCTGGGAGGATTCCTGGAAGAAcagataatgaaataaaaaactattggAACACCCATCTAAGTAAAAAGCTTATTAGCCAAGGGATTGATCCAAGAACTCATAAGCCTCTTAACCCAGCATCCATTAATGTTCCTTCTTCTTCCACTACTTCTTCTAAACCTCTTCCAATGATCATTACCAACAACCATATTAACCCTGTTCATCACGATCTCACCAACATGTTTAATCAAGGAGTTCATCAAGTTCATCATCTGGGTCAACATCACCACCAACCTCCAGCTTCTAATCCCTATGATAACCATAACCCAGTACCTGCTGCTGCCACCGGTGATGTTTCTGCAATGGCTTTCATGGACAACAACAACGAGGATTGCAACGATGATATCAACATCAATTATTACTCCGACGatgttttttcttccttcctcAACTCTTTGATCAACGATGATGCTTTTGCGGCGCAACAGCATCACGTGCAAACGGAAATCCCCACACCCAGTGAGCGTAGCATCATGAATCCACTTCCATGTGATGATCGTGTTGGTGGTCATCTGGGTTCAATCGCCACTGCTTCTGCAGCGCAAGGTTACGATGATGAACTTGGGGTTCTGTGGGAATCGCCACTCGTGAATGCTGCTACTTTCAGCCAACACGTTGACGATCACATCACCAAGAGGGTTCATGATCACCACAATCAATAG